The Anomaloglossus baeobatrachus isolate aAnoBae1 chromosome 4, aAnoBae1.hap1, whole genome shotgun sequence genome contains the following window.
CTTCCTCTCCTGTTTCTGTCTGACTCTAACAcggacactgacacacacacacacacacacacacacaaatacacattaCATCCAGCGTTACATAATACTTCTGGcttcagggaatgatgggaggaagtcacatgtgtccgcgggtcctgtaagctagcattgcggcaggtccttgtgctccactgcacagtctctcaggattctgccagccaaaAGAAATAGGTAtctctggatgtggtgagtgtgagtGCGATGCGATGTGTGTAAGAtcagatttgtgtgtgtgtgtgagattggatgtgtgtgtgtgagatcggatgtttgtgtgtgcgatctgattgtgtgtgtgtgtgtatgtgtgtgtgtgagtgtgagaacgGATGTGTGCAtaggtgtgatcactgcaggtcctgctgcttggCGTATGGTGAGTGTGATTCTGGCGtacctgctgtctataatgaagcgtcctgcagtatctttaacttttttagctgcacggacacttcatttatgattcgtgactagggcttatatttgggggagggcttatattaaagccttgctccgaaaatgctgaaaatcccagctagggcttatttttggggtagggcttatttttgggggagggcttatttttggaaaaacacagtagatcCCTCAAATCCTTAGTGAAAGCTAAGTAGTAAACACAACTATTTTAATAAGAAAGGTCAAAAGTGTTTAATCTATCTAGTACTCCTATAAGGAAGAAAGTACTTACCTAATGTGACTATACACATACTCCAGGGACGTACTCCGTCCAATATGTCATTCCCTATACTGCAATGTCATTCATATGGTACCTATACAGTAAGTGCGGAGAGAATTTGCCCTCCAAGCATGGAAATGTATATATTTCCAGTTCGGATACGCAGCATAGTGCCCTACCTCATATGTGCTGTATCAAGCCCTCAAAAAATGTTTGTATATTTAAAAAATTGCACTACTTAACGCTTGGCCTCTACAGCATCAGATCTGGCTATAACATGGATTCTATCATCAGTCTCTAGTGATACACTGTGATATTGATATAAAATATACTTCTTTTTTTATTGGCCTTCAACTCCATctggagccatggcgacttgatggatgaaggtTCTGTTGGAAGAATAATCTTGTACAACCTAGATAAGTCGACCAGGGTCTTCTCAGCCTtgattgttccaccagggtcttctcagccTTGATTGTTCCACCAGGTTCTTCTCCCCCATTAtcatgatagtatcaagccatcgggttgttgGTCTTCCACTCtgtcttgttccttctattcttctgatcaTGATGTCTTTCTCCAGTGATAGAGCTCCTTGTATGATGTGTCAAttttagcttggtgatccttgcttcaagtgatTTGTTGTAgagttgatttgtttgttcttcttgccatccatggtattgataacatccttccccAGCATCACATTTCTCTTGTGCTTAAGTGACTTATGATAACTTTGGTGGGATCAGAGCTTCACATTGCTCTCAGATTTTAAATGTGTTTTACTTTCTTTTGGTCCAGCAAGGGTTAATTATATTTTCCTTGCTAGTTAGTTAGTTGGTTAGTTCACCTCAGGTGCATCTGGTTGGTGATCACTCCCATCTCCTTTCAATAGGCACATGATGCCAGTAGTAGAATCACTTTACGTTTCTAACCATAGGTGTAGGACGTTTTCTTGGAGCTGCTGGAGTAGGTGTTGCAGCGCTATGTTTTGGAGCCTAGTTGGCTGGAGCCTTGgtgttgtccagtgacttcattgttgatttgcccatagcagtTCTCCTATTGACTTCTCGTATCATCGCTGCATCTTTATTGATCATTGATagcaaatataattttttttcttatatttcccTTAAGGTTCCATCTCTCTTCCCCTGAGACACTATGGCATGACTCTTAATTTCCTCAGCTCCTGTTTCATTATGGGAGCAGTATTttcctaaggcctgaaacacacatccgttataaACTCGCACGTGctacgagacacgtattttccctgcgtgttgcatgagGTAAGTATGTGTCTCGGGTATGTGcgatccacgtgtgttctccgtatgctatccacgatagcacacggagaacaggtaatttacatactcaagtGGTCCGGGCTGttgtccagggtcctgatctttggtctccagccccgcccactccccgctgacgctcctttcggccgagcggaggggcggagatcatcgcctgggacagcacgcccacctcctttacatgctcataacgagcggcggccggcaggaacagtttgcagcggtagtatctgcggggctggtggaggtgagtatttgtttttttattttaaaattaatgacacATGTTCTCCGGCAcgggtcacacgggaccgcatccatactacatccgtgtggtacgggtgcgggccatgtgacatccATGCGGCCGGAGAatgcgtggacatgtcagcgtgcaaaaatcacagacgcacgtaagtacggaacggacacacattccattccaaaatacttatgtgtgtccatacgatagtgaaaacataggtccacgtgtctccgtgccgccagtacgtgaaaaagctgccaaacacgtaccggcggcacggatgtgtgtcggaggcctaagacaGTATTTTCTCCTCTTTTTAATGACATTTTGAATTCTGCACCCGGTACAGTCACTGAGTTATTCTCTCCCTATGAAATAACTTGAGATGGCACATGCTATTCTGTGATGTGCCAAATCCCTCATGTCTGAGGCTTGTATTTGGCACAGAGCTCTACATGCTACTCATGCTCTTTTCATCTGTTCCCAAGTGGCAGGAAATTGGTCCTTAACCTGGGTTACAACTACAGTGTGTGCCTACACTACCCCACATGCACACgtgtcagacagtcatgtggtttctggccatagaaggtcacagcattttacTGCGCAGAATGCTTCTTcaatttccattgttcctgctgtcagtattaattggtgtaggtagctttcctgctaggttttcatctctctcccttttggacccagcaggagctcaccttccacccagctgctgaccttccacccagctgctgatcatcagtattctcttggtgcttaaatacttcttccttccttggactagtgctggtgatattatcaGTTAAAtcaagctttggttgcaagcaggtggcttgtactcctctgtagtgtcattgctgaaaactttgctgaacttctaactgagtcatctatggataagtagttcaGGCATTTTCACCCTGTGtgccctccttgtgtcttctatgtttagtggggttgacgaaaagctcatcccatccgttccctatttagggcccagtactAGAGATACTtaaggtcaggtatccagctcacccataggtgcggaacctatctagggtggtgaggaaccccatatactagcagtaggtttggtcaggggtcaccatcttccccttccctagacacagggtttcccttcccctgTGCCATTCGCTTAgtgcttccctgtacctagcgtgacaacacGTCTAAAcattgtaaagtgggctttacacgctacgatatcgctagcaatttctagcgatatcgagcgtgtaagtacccgcccccgtcgcacatgctatattgtgtgatcgctgccgcagcgaacattattgctacggcagtgtcacatgcacttacctggtcgtcgtcgtcgctgtgactgccgaacaatccctccctcaagggggagggacgttcggcgtcaccgcggcgtcaccgcaacgtcactaagcggctggccaatcaaagcggaggggcggagatgagcgggacgtaacatcccgcccacctccttccttccgcattgcggccggtggcaggtaaggagaggttcctcactcctgcggtgtcacacatagcgatgtgtgctgcagcatgagcgatgaacaacttggaaaaacaacccttaccgatttttgagtttgcgacgacctctccatggtgaatgattttcaccatttttgaggtcgcttaaggtcgctggtcagtgtcacacgctgcgatatcgttaatgacgccagatgtgcgtcactaacaaagtAACCCCGACGATaaaccattaacgatatcgtagcatgtaaagcccctttaacaCCGTACAATTTTATATTTTATGCTTCATTTTTGTAAGAAATTTAGAAAAATTGGAAAGTTTTACTGGTTGCTTTCAGAAGTGAAATACCGAAGGTTTGCAGGCTTTGTGAATTATTTTTATTGGCTTTGTTCTCCGCTGATTTTGCTCCTCAAGGATTTTTTTTTAAGAACAAATGGTGATTTTCATATACCACTTCAGATGTTTAATAGTGataagtaatgagtgagcactaaaatgcttgaatgctctTTAGTCGAGGAGGCCTGACACTGGAGTagctagtataatggaagtcaatgatcgggcagttcggctctctggcCACATACAGTCAACCGTAAACAGACCATTTCCGGGGGGGAGGGGTTTCTTTATTTTTTGAGACATTACATCCAACAATATTgtctttacccccagtgagagccattcaaagacaGCAAGctgctctcactggggtgcctgctCACGTCATTCACTGAAGGAAGTTTgttttgtcacgctgtacaaagggttggtaggacgtggtacagtgtattccccactaggtggcagcagagtagtgagggAGAGACAAAATCACACTGTAACAGAAGCAGGAGTAtgaggagtaaggctatgtgcccacgctgcggattttgtgcggattttgccgcggatttaccgcggattttccgaaaatctgcagcagcgccaCTTcctagccatttctatggcattttggaaatgctgtgcccatgctgcggatttttccgcggcgaatttgccgcggattttgatccggaaaaatctgcagcatgtcaattattgttgcggattttggtgcggattttgggtatagaatggggaaaaaaaaaaaatccgcatcaaaatctgcggcaaattcgcggtaaatccgcggcaaatccgcggcaaaagaaaggtgcggatttgccgcgaaagtcgcggattttcatgcagaaaaatccgcaggtacattctaccgtggacacatagcctttagAGGGAGAATATGGAAGGCTTGTTTTCCCAACTCATTCATCAACACCAGGGGAGGAAACAAGCAGAACTGTGCCCATGAGCTAGAAATGTGTATGGGCTTTGTAAAGACAATAGTTCTTCATAATGCATCCCTTAAGGTGTCCATGACAGAAATGCTATGGAGCTGGCATTGACCCCCTTACTTCTCAGTCCCCTAGTTGGCTAAACAGATTTGCACCAGGGGCAGACCTAGCATTAgttcaacctgtgcagctgcagagGGGTCCAAGAGGTGAGAAGGCCAATTTACACCTCCAAAGCTAGTGGAATTTGGGCATTATGATTAGATTTTGGAAAGCAAATGCCCCATGTAATTTTCTTACACAGgagcctttttctgtctgtgtctgccagtgggtTGCACCAGTGGTGTCTCCCTATGATGCACACTAATTCCACTTCTCTACACTGCTTCCATTTCATTTCTATGTTACTTaagtctgctttacatgcagcgacatcgttagcgatctcgctcgtgaaagcacccgcccccgtcgtttgtgcgtcatgggcaaatcgctgcccgtggtccacaatatcgctaggacccatcacacatacttaccttcctagcgacgttgctgtggccggcaaacagcctcttttctaagggggcggttcatgcggcgtcacagcgacgtcacacggcaggcgtccaatagactcggaggggcggagagcagccgcatgaaagttgcgcccacttcgttgccggaggacacatgtacggtgttgttcgtcgttcctggggtgtcacatgtagcgatgtgtgctgcctcaggaaggaTGAACAACCggcgtcctgcacgagcaacgacatttgggaaatggacgacgtgtcaacaatcaacgatttggtgagtattttgcatcgttagcagttgctcgtacgtgtcacacgcaacaatatcactaacaaggccggatgtacgtcatgaattccgtgaccccaacaacatctcgttagcgatgttgttgtgtgtaacggggcctttaggcttttTCTTCCAATTTTTAATGAATCTGACAGTAGAGTACGTTGCATCGGAATCTGCATTCATTGGCGATTGTTACGTAGGATTATATAGTTTTCAACTTGTACATAAGCCCTAATGAGAACTAAATCTAAATATTTTTGCTATTATAACATATTTCAGTTCTTGTCTTTTAATAATGGCTTTAAATACACTGAAAATTTGCTACCATtgtgtaataataatataatttgtAAGGGACAATTAGAATTCTCAGAGATGACGAGAAGCCGCTCACATTTTTATGTTTAGTAATCACAGATGTGAATTGTATCAGATCATTAAAATAATATTCGTCCCCCGACAGCCAACGTCAATAGATAAAAAGATCAGAGAACCCAATACACAACATTCATTTTTCATAAATGGCCGATTGTGCTTAGCAAGTTCTCCATCTTATGTTCAAGAAGAGGCTTCCTCAGCTGGTTTTGGAATAAAAGCTGTATGAGACTGAAGATTGTTCTTGTGATATAAAAAACTTGTAATCTCCCAACAGCAAAGTTTATAGGTGAGACAGCATAAGATAACAACCTATTTTTATGGTAAGTAGTTAGTATATCAATTACATAGCCACCCGAGTAATGGATCAAAATAGGAGGACAACCCTAAGCAAAAAATGTATTATTGGTCCAGCGATGCCAAAACATAAGGAGATATTTTGGACATATATATTAGATATTCCAGCAGATTTCTTGGTGTCAACAGAATCAGATGACAAAGCAATGTTTATGAGCGCAGCCCCGCTGATCCTGTGTCTGCAGATCAGGGGAATAAGGTACAGGTTGCATTGTTGGATTGTAATGTGGTAGAAAGTCAGTCTTGTGATGTAGACCGCTATAGCTGGTTGCTAGGCTTTTCTATTGACCTGAAATTATAGGATTTTATACCTCTACAACAATCCATTAATAAGAAAACTACTTTCTTTGGAAACTCTAGGCCCTGTGATTCAAGATCAGCATTATTCACCTTAGTCGTGATGAGGGTGAGTGCTGGAGTCATGTGTAGGTGCACACCTCTCCATGAATCTGGAGCATGGGATGAGCGGTATGCGCCTTCATGCTCTTCATCAGATATCCTACTTAAGTCGGGCACCGTAGTGTGACTTCTGAATATAAAGGCCAAATAAATTAGACGAGCTGTGGCATTTGGCCCCCATTTCATCTATATTAGAATATTTCAAAATGTAACCTGTTTAGAGAGGACACTTGGATGTATTTGCTTATGGAATTAATTTATTCTggtgtaaaaataattattttgattAATATTTATTATAGTGTCATttattccattgcgctttacatgtgcaaaagggtatacataatagagacaagtacaataatcataaacaaaacaaggcacaaactggtacaggaggagaaaaggaccctacccacgagggctcacagtctacagggggagaggacCCTGTCTGCAAGGGCTcaaaatctacaggaggagagaggactctgcccgcgagggctcacagtctaaaggaggagagaggaccctgcctgcaagagctcacagtctacaggaggggagaggaccctgcccacgagggctcacagtctacagggggagaggaccctgcctgcaagagctcacagtctacagaaggagaaaggaccctgcctacCAGGGctgatagtctacaggaggagagaggaccatgtccacaagggctcacagtctacagaaggagagaggactctgcctgcaaaggctcacagtctacacaaGGAGAAaagaccctgcctgcaagggctcacagtctacagaaggagaaaggaccctgcctgcaagggctcacagtctacaggaggtgagaggaccctgtccgcgatgctttacagtctacaggaggagagaggactctgcctgcAAAAGCTCACAGTCAAGGGctaacagtctacaggaggagagaggaccctgtccacgagggctcaaagtcaacaggaggagagaggaccctgcccgcgagaacttatagtctacaggaggagagaggaccctgcccgcgagatctCATAGTCtagtggaggagagaggaccctgcctacaaggccttacagtctacaggaggagagaggacctgcatgcgagggctcacaatctgccagaggtgggtgaggatacagtaggtgagggtggatatGGCCATGCGGCACTATAGCAGActaagggttacggcaggttgtagccttgtcggaaaaggtgggtcttcaagttccagagtctgatatgctgggatacagagttccaaagtatgggggatacgATTGTGGATAGAGGAGATGCAAGAAgagtagagaaagagatcttgtgaggatcggaggctaTGAGCTGGTAAgtagcgggagactaggtcacagatatatggcggagacaggttgtggatgactttgtatgttATGGTTAAGGTTTTAATCTGgaatcattgggcaatgggaagccagtgaagggattggcagagagaagaGACCAGAAaatagcagggggacaggtggattagtctggCAGCATtggttagaatagattgtaggggtgcgagactgttaaaaGGGAACAGACCAGGAGGTTGCAATGTCTTGAACATATCTATGGTAAATATCTTGTTGCTAATCAAGGCCATATGTGAGTAATTACGGTATGTAATTCAAATAAAATGGTTCCCATACAAATGAATCTGACACTATTTATTCTTTCTGGGTTAAGCTGTATTCATGCTTTGTTTTAGAAAGGCTTGTGACAAGCGAAACGCATTACTTACATTGCCTGTATACGGAGTCGATGGAATAAATCTCTTCACATTTCGTTGATGAAATCAGAGTGCCAGTCTATTTTTCATTATTATAACCAGAGATATTAAACATTGTTCTTCCATAATATGTCTATGTTTATGACTATTCCTTAATATTGTAGAACTCTGTATAACCCATAAGTGAAACTTTGTTTTTGGGCTTAATATTTTTTTGAAAATTTCTAAAACACCTGGCAATGGAAAATGATAACCATACTCTAGTCACTGAGCTCTTGATATTGGGGTTCCCAAGTGTTACCGGACACAAGGCTGTTGCATTTTTTATTCTTCTATTAATGATTTACATCCTAACTCTCATGATAAATGCTTTGGTAATGGTGTTGGTTTCCATCAAGCCGCAGCTCCATTCTCCCATGTACTTCTTCCTCCAGCAGTTACCATTGGTTGAATCCATGTTCTTGACTGTGATTGTCCCTAATATGCTTCATGTTGTGTGGTTAGAAGGAGCCACCATCTCAGTTATCGGTTGTATAACCCAGACATACTTATATTGTGCCATAGGGTGCACAGAATGTCACCTCCTCACAATCATGGCTTATGACCGGTACTTGGCCATTTGTAACCCTCTTCGCTATAACACCATCATGAATACGAGACTTCAGAAATTTTTGGTCACCAATTGTTGGGTGACTGGCTTTCTCCTAACTCAAGTAACTCTAAATTTTCTTTGCCAGATTGAATTTTGTGGTTCACGTGTGATTGaccattttttctgtgatttgGTTCCTTTTGTTGAACTTACCTGTTCTAAGTTTGCCTTACAGTTGGAGATTATGATCCTCTCCATCCCTATAATTGCTATACCTTTCGTTTTGGTTATTATCAGTTATATTTGTGTCTTTATAACAATTCTTGGCATTTCCTCttcaaaaggaagaaagaaaaccttctccacttgcagctcccacctgacTGTGGTCACCATGTACTATGGAACCCTCATCACCATCTACATGGTTCCAGCTGACGGATACACCTTGACCATCAACAAACTCATTTCATTTTTGTACATTGTTGTAACTCCTTTGTTCAACCCAATAATTTACTGCTTGAGGAATCATGAAATGAAAAATGTATTGGACacgttatttataaaaaaaaaataataatagataaaaaaggaactgtcacgaaccaccgagggggtcactcagaaatcccccgcgctggctaccagtacgtcacaatcggggggtaacaagtgggggtcacccctcctttatacctcccgaccgacagacagagcacgtgacgcgctctctagcgcccctcttatagtcaggccaattatggaattgcccgacaataagcaaggaggccgctatactacttatgccgattatggaagggtccccggtgagagtagggtatatattcccccgacctccgcgggcggaatatataatatcttcccgaatctcactggcctccccacaataatccttggcacaactcgctgccaccaaccgcttcacggtaactattagccgaacacacagacgtgggattcaagatcgagataacagaacagcccaggattaattatataatttaatcgcctaaagcacactagaactacaatatatacaatagggaatctacagaatatacagttatgtcagagtacagttacaatcaaagcatgggttacaaacaggcatacacagttccagcagttaccttgttgcgtctggccacaggggggcgctgtagaccaggtttccaggaactccctcacaggtctttcccaaccaggcccccgagcagaagaacactggaaaatggccgaagtagggctatcaacctgggcaaatccaggtcccctcctaccttagtgacctcacggggaagcactgccactccccctgcatggatcagaattatccagaaaaggggattttggccataactttgcctgggagcgtcgtagacggacgtcaacgctctcattgtgacagttatgaatttagctacagaacgaggggactcatgacctgtctgccagttccccattggctgatatcacgcctggggcatttcccaatgtcctgctcccataaaaagggtgtgccagcatcgtcctcatgcggagacaccatttttatggttgccatatttatcggaaatatggcttgcgagatatgaaccattttttactggagtcgttctgtctggctacttccatagccttgctaactagctagcagcccccactacagggtcacggcagggagtcatcctgtgtccattgttctcacatcacctaatttccatatcacaagaCATGGCCATggaatgggttgctaaacaagttgtgtgaaggaaagggggggtgacaccaggagagggcttcctgacatacttgaatatcatgatttatcgtcatatctccggatttacctcacacctccccccttttgagggcgctagggggcagcacactccggtgttcccccgtgcgcccgtccgcgacctctccttgtcgggacagcccgtctgcgttaccgtggtcacggccccttttgtggcgaatggtgaagttgtattgctggagcgcaaggctccatcgcaacaatcgcccattcgtcccagagacggtgtgcaaccagctgaggggattgtggtccgtctccacgatgaagtggcgcccgtatagatagggttgcagacgctgcagggcccacactatggccaggcactccttctccatcgtggaataggcaacttcccttggtaacagcttcctgctcaggtacaagactgggtgctcttggctcgcagagtccacctggctgagcaccgcaccgaggccgaagtcactggcgtcggtctgtactacaaacggccgcgtgaagt
Protein-coding sequences here:
- the LOC142302842 gene encoding olfactory receptor 6Y1-like, encoding MENDNHTLVTELLILGFPSVTGHKAVAFFILLLMIYILTLMINALVMVLVSIKPQLHSPMYFFLQQLPLVESMFLTVIVPNMLHVVWLEGATISVIGCITQTYLYCAIGCTECHLLTIMAYDRYLAICNPLRYNTIMNTRLQKFLVTNCWVTGFLLTQVTLNFLCQIEFCGSRVIDHFFCDLVPFVELTCSKFALQLEIMILSIPIIAIPFVLVIISYICVFITILGISSSKGRKKTFSTCSSHLTVVTMYYGTLITIYMVPADGYTLTINKLISFLYIVVTPLFNPIIYCLRNHEMKNVLDTLFIKKK